The following DNA comes from Papaver somniferum cultivar HN1 unplaced genomic scaffold, ASM357369v1 unplaced-scaffold_128, whole genome shotgun sequence.
cttttcatattgttgtggttcagtcattacttctagacaatatagctcaaccAAAAGaatttgtgactctagttctttgccaaaaatagatttcataaaatattatttgtaagttaaaaccaTGACGCAtatgaagtaattaaaactaagcatgcggcatctaacaaaataacaagtaattaatagaaatcataaagtaattaaatttgtgcaaaaagtcaataaaagaattaattcatttaccacaatcatgaaaagttgcttcctccattgtcccggtggtggggtttagcttctcatagtgaaaacacactcaaaggaatttttcattgctcaaaaaggtgattacaaggatgaaaatggaggaacaacattaaaaccgggtttgtaacaattatatttgttacaaaccagaacgacccacagtatgtgtcactgatactgttgcttTAAGACCCACGTCTCTCTGTCGCAaactctgtagcaaataagtctgccttgcTTGTGTCGCATTCACTGTAACATAAACGACTGCTCggcgtgggtcttatgttcttcgtcttctagggcttctgcagcagcagaaacaactctgcaactcgatcaaactcctctattttcttcccctaactctccatcaccAACTCTGACCCCCAAGCACCCTTTAAATACATAACAGTCCCATAAAATCTCGGCCATAACTCGAGAATCACCTTCATTACTCAAGAATAATATTCAGCCACATTTCAGGTATTATTTCCTTATTTCTCTCTTTCACACGTCAACTGGTAGCTGAAATTCTCCGAAAGCGACGCCAACACGTTCTCAACAGAGTTTAAACACGCTGAAAACACAATCCGACGTCCCAGAAATAAATAGAGAACTCGAGTAAGAAAATAAAACCCCGAGATACTCTCATGGCTGATTGTGTGtatccaaatcctgacaactaGATTCCGTGTTTTATCGTGAAATCTTCCTTATTTACGTGACAGGATCAACTAACTTCACTGTTTGGATTTACCGGACAAATACCAATTCATATCCAATAAGAACTCCACAAAAATCTCGTCCACGTCAATCCAGGGACACTCGCCGTCACTGCCATGAAAGTAAATCCCGATCATCCACGTTTTGCAAGACCCAGACCTTCCAAACAAGCCCAAATGAAAATAAACCTCAAAGAAATCCGAGAAGAACTCCATGCAAATCAACAGAGAACCCGTAGATTTCTCTCCTCAAATTCCGGGTTATCCAGCCCAAGTTTCTTGACTTAATCAAATATACCATGCCTGTTACTCCATTCGAGTACGAACCAACGAATCTCTCCGATCGAATCTCCTCAAAAGTTGCCCAGAAATTGAACCCTAAAACTTGTTCGCTGCAACtttctttcccgccaaaattccatttcaaaccgtgaagaagaagggtgtccccctaatccaGCGCTGGACTCCCTTTAgcagtgaggtgccccttagcaattttcccttatccaaactgagagttcGAATAATAGATATACTTCAGGTGCTTTtatcacttttcgagccgaatttcccaaaaatatttatttccaaaaaatacctacaaacacacaaaacaccataataaggacgaaaacaagtactaacaatatgaaacattgaggacaaattagacacataaatgcgtctatcatcctCCACTGTACCTACCCTTTCGTCAAATTCTTTGAACTAATCTGATGTTCTTCCTTCAAGTAAGTCTAGCCTGCCATTTTCTTCAGAAACAAGAGAAATATCAAGGCCATGACAACCAAATTCCATGGTCGTATTGCTAAGATCACCGTACTACTCTAACTAATCAAACGTACCCAATTCTTCATCGATCATAGTACCATTATAACCCATCTCTAATGTAAATTCTCTGAATATAATGCGCAAATTACTTCCTCACAGAGAAACAGTTTAAGAGAGTTATCCAACAAATACACTTGAACAACGTACCAAATACAAATCTGATACCCGAATTATCACACCTGCAAATGCACCTTGCAAATTTATGGCACGGATATAACCCGGCAACAACGTAGTTCAGTGAATCAAGCTTCACCTACGATTACTtcaaccttataagtttgcacgAATGCAAAAAACAACACCACACAGTTCTGCAAGGAAGCCTTTAACcttttctcactctcttttcctCTCAAATGCTTACCATAAAGCATTAAGACATTGTCATACATTCACTGACAGAAtcatccaaccaagaacacttagaacataatacaattaacccattttattgcatcaaagggaagatatacaaaactttcccacttagggacttacacagacttgttcctcttgaaccaagCGTTTATCTTACCAAAACTCTCTCAATTTGAGTCTCACAATCAAATATGTAAGCCTACCGATTTTCTAATGACTTTGCACTATTTATACAGTGGTTACAATGGCCAAAAATTGTGCACAACACTTGCACACGCATGGGGAAGCCATCTGTCCCGTAAGGAAGTTCCATAACCGCCAATAACTGTGCCTACTGGCCAGTTTCTTCTCTAACTCGAGCCAACCTTCTAAACCTATTTCAAGACAGATATGGACACACCTTTTAGGCTATAAACTTTCTCTATAACCGCTCTCCCTTGCCTCACAGCTTTGGCACGCTTGTAAAGCTTATAACCAACttataaccgtcacttgagccataATTTCCAAACTTTGCACATTATTGAATGTGGCCTTGAATCAATACTCAGCTAACATGGACCCATAGTCGTCTTGGCCTAAGCCAATGTACAACTGACATTGCGCTACAATCATCTCGACCAATCTCTTAGCTCATTCTAGCTACTCGTGCGTCATATTCTTCACTTAACAATGTTGCTCGACATCAACAATGCctactcttgcattactagcttgctTCCACTGTTCAAGCTTTGACCAGCCTTGGACTAATGCATAGGCTAACTCTTGGCCTATTATATGCTCTCTCATCAtacttgagtttgggccaactcagtTCCATGGATATGCCTCAATGTCAACAAAGCATGTTGCATTTGTCACTTTGGCCTTGTCTTGCCTTTCCTCAATGAAGCTTTATCGTGTCGGCCAATAAACTTCATCACTTAGCCAATGATCAAATTGTAGCGCTATCTATGCGCATCACTGTCCCGTAGGATTCCGCTATCTCAGCACTTAACAGATACAGTGTAATGTCATCTTGACCGTCCGCCGGGGCCGGTTATGTTATAACGGGCCATCTTGGTGTCATACTAGCCATCAAGACGTTATGCAAGGGagaattatcaaaaaaaattatcaACGGTCAAGTCCGTTCAGATTTACATAGTTTTTCAACAGTGGTAAAACAGCGAAACTATAACTTCTCCCCGGCCTTATCTTTTCCCTGCAGTGGCGGGGGATAAAACAAATTACTTATAAATTTGAAACTGGAATAACATACAAGCCCCTAACTGAGTCATTATCCACTCTAATCTCTATCTTAATCTTTATCTAATTATCCAAATCAAAAATTATCCTAATTTCTAATCTTCTTCGTATAAAAGCTATGATCTAAACCTAGAAAAATACAAACAGATAATTTAATCGAAATTCTTAGCCAGCACTGAAATACGAATAATTTAAAGGATCGGATCAGGTACGTAGTGAATCATTTGGATACATCAATGGAAGATTATTCTCTCCCTAAAGATTCTCTGTTTCTTGGATTTGATAGCTCTACAcagtaagtttattttttctctcTGTACATTTCCTTATTTTGTGATGTGCCAGATTCTTAAAAATGGCTTTAGGGTTTTAACTATGCAATTCTGATTTTTTAGACATGGATGTGAGTTAAATGTTTGAATTTGATAATTTCTAGGTCATGTAAGGCAACAGTATTGGACTCCAATCTTAACATAGTAACTTCAGATGTTGTTCATTTTGATTCTGAATTGTCTCATTATAAAACTAAAGATGGAGTTCATAGAGACCCATCTGGTGATGGTAGAATTGTATCCCCAACATTAATGTGGATAGAGGCTTTAGAACTTTTACTCGAAAAGTTAAGCAAATCAGGACTGGATTTTGGAAAGATTGTTGCTGTTTCTGGTAGTGGACAGCAACATGGTAGTGTTTACTGGAAGAAAGGCAGTTTGGCGAAGTTGGGGAAGTTGGATGCATCGAAATCGTTGAAGGATCAACTTAATGATGCATTTTCGACAAACGAGTCGCCTGTATGGATGGATAGTAGCACTACTGCTCAATGCAGAGAGATAGAGAATGCAGTAGGAGGTGCATTGGAATTGTCTCGATTGACTGGATCACGTGGTTATGAAAGGTTCACAGGTCCTCAAATCAGAAAGATATTCCAGACACAGCCGGATGTGTATGCTGATACAGAGAGGATTTCCCTTGTTAGCTCTTTCATGGCATGTCTTTTAACTGGGTCTTATGCAAGCATTGATGAAACCGATGGTGCTGGGATGAACTTGATGGATATCGAAGAACGTGTTTGGTCTAAGATTGTATTGGAGGTGGTTTCCTGTAAcattttgtatatttttatcaTGTCTTTTTATTATTCACTGATGGAGATTTTATGTGGATTATTTTAGGCTACAGCGCCAGGGTTAGAAGAGAAGCTCGGGAATTTAGCACCTGCCCATGCTGTTGCTGGTTTAGTTGCTCCTTATTTTGTCGAAAAGTATGTGGTTTACTTTTTCTTGAATAACTCcctttgttttggtttgtttcaACATTGTCAGATCCCaacttagattattttttttatgaccAGCAAATGTGTtaacggaaaaaaaaaatcccagcAAATATGTACATATAAACATTAAACTAAATTCAAAGattctttttttgttcttttgaccATTTGATATATTATATCCTTGTTTTATTGAGCAAGCACTTATGTATCATGTTTCTACCTCGTGGCTGAATTTGGAGTTTGCATTGAACTGTTTCCAGATATCACTTTGACAAGAATTGCGTAGTTGTTCAATGGTCTGGAGACAATCCGAACAGCTTGGCAGGTTCGTAGTTATACATATATATCCCAGGATTCTTATAGTTTCTGGCGGTAATTTCTGTAGTTATAAGTTCCAAGTATCTTTATCGTCTGAAATTTGCCTAGCTTATGGGTATTGTTTTACTTTTGTCCATAGAGCGAGTCGTGGAGTGATAAAGATACAGATGGGAGTTTCATTTGTTTATGCCTCCTTCCCGTTTGGGATAGATAAATCTCTTTAGAAATGTTCATTAAAAAGTAATCCAAAGAATTAAAAATTGTTCTAAATGTTGTTTATGTTTACAGGTTTGACTCTCAATACTCCTGGGGACCTGGCTATAAGTCTTGGAACCAGTGATACTGTAAGCTAATCAATAACATTGTACTGCcagaataagaattttgactaATTTACTTATAGTAGCTTTTTCCTAATGATTTCAGGTATTTGGGATTGCTAGTGAACCTCGTCCTCGATTAGAAGGACATGTTTTTCCTAATCCCGTTGATCCAAAGAGCTACATGGTAATGCTTTGCTATAAGAATGGGTCTCTGACACGTGAAGGTAATTCCATCTCCCTAATGAATAGATTGGATTGCTTCTCAAAAGAGAAGTTGAGGTTTCAGTTAAGCAACCTTATTCGTTCTTTCGATTTACATTGCATTTTATTTATGGTGTTAGATATAAGAAACAAGTACGCGGAACAATCGTGGGATACTTTCAACAACTATctagaaaaaacatcaccactAAATGGTTTGTGATTCTACTTCTAGTTTAATTTCATGGAAAATCTGCATGAAATACTACGGTTTTGACGTTTTGCAATTTTCTGCAAAAGGTGGAAAGCTAGGATTCTACTATAAAGACCATGAAATTCTTCCTCCTTTACCAGGTCGGTCATTTTTCTTACTCGACGGTATCCATATACTATGCTCATCTTAGTAGAGATCTTGTCTAATGCTTTACGTAAGATAATTTACGAATTAAATATCAATATGAAGTCCTTGTTGTATATCTTTTGCATAACTTGGTAGCCTAAGTACATTTCTAATCTCTATTTTCGAACCGTACGATCTTATTCGGTGATGTTAATTGATGATTAGTTACCATTCGTCTAATGTTCCTCAGCAAAAACTTGATAGATAAGAATGAAACAAATACTTCAATGGAAGCTAGCACACTCCTTAATTGGTAGcaaaaaccggacttatattcaaaCAACTTCTGGTTGAAACTATTTCGAAAAAAATAAGAACGATACTAAATCGAAAAGTTGTCGAACTGTATTGCTATTGTAAACATATAGGATAGTTGTTCATCTTGTCATATTAAATCAGTCCATGAAACACGTTCATGTGGCCTGTAAAATGTTGAGACCTTTCTGGGAATAATATATATTCTTCGTTCTCTAAGAAAGATCCGTTTTGGATGTTCCGTTGCTGCAGTTGGCTTCCATCGTTATGTTCTTGATAACTTCGCGGGTGACTCAATAGAGGGGTTAAAAGAGCATGAAGCAGAAGAGTTTGATGGAGCATCAGAGGTGTGCAACTCAGATGACCTATTCATAGTATGATTGTTGTTTTGATTAGTTTTTTCATGCCTGAACTGCTTATAATGACAGGTACGGGCAGTAATTGAAGGTCAGTTTCTATCTATGAGAGCTCATTCTGAAAGGTTTGGAATGCCAAATCCACCCAAAAGAATAATAGCAACTGGCGGTGCATCAGCCAATCAGAGCATTCTTAAGTCAATAGCGGCAATTTTTGGTTGTGATATATATACAGTCCAAAGACCCGGTAAGTAAGGGTTATTAAATCTTTATCACCTGCCAATTTAGCTATCCGGATCCTCGATCGTTTCTCTGAATGTTAACATTTTTCTCAAGTCATCTAAGAATTGACTTTTGTTTCACTTCGTAAAACTATTTAAGCATGTTGAGCCAAGTGATGGGATTGTTacaagcatttaagatcttttgttGTCTTGACAGATTCTGCTTCTCTAGGAGCTGCCCTTAGGGCAGCACATGGGTGGCTTTGCAACAATAAGGGAAAGTTTGTACCAATCTCATGCATGTATGAAAATAAGTTAGAGAAAACAGCTCTTAGCTGCAAGCTTTTGATGCCTGCTGGAGATCCACAACTACTTCCTAAATACACCTTGTTGATGAAGAAAAGAACTGAAATTGAAGATCGCCTTGTTCAGAAACTGGGCCGTCAGTGAAACAAAAAcagtcagaaaaaaaaaaaaaaaaaaaaaaaaaaaaaaagggaaattcaagaacaaaataaagtaaatttGATGACAAGGGCGTCCTTTCCTTGGAAATAATCACGTAGAAAAataaatatactccctccgtcccactcctaagtgacctatttgaaatttgcacaatttttaaggcaaacaaggaaaatagtatttttaatcattttttacaattatacccttatgaataataactagtgaaatttaaaaatggtttatctctcaaaatattccacggatgttcgcaaatttcatacaattgaaaagcattttaaaacacctacgtaacgaatataaacatgcctatcaaattatacatatttcatatattatttataattaactaaaaggataattccggaatatctcattgtttagtgatataggtcacttatcattgggacaaaatctaaaatcaaataggtcacttaggagtgggacggagggagtatttgtcAGCAGTTAATAATGCTGAATATATTTCCCTTTGTTTTTTAACCGAAGCTGATTGTACTAATAATAACCAGTATTTTAGCTGTATTttacctagtttaattgggggccccaAAAAACAATTATGGGCCTCACCCATTTTATTTGCACTCAGGCGTGTATAAAAGTTTTTTGAAAATACTATTTTACCCTCTACTAAAAATAAATCTTAAAAACCTAACCTTAATCCTAAGCCCTAATTCATTTCTAGTTCTAAACAAAAAAATCACTCCCTTCCCTCTTACCCTCTCgactcttctcttctcctccattaacgactccaaagaaaaaaaaattcacccgAAAAATTTCAGTTACAGTAAAAGGGTCGTCAATTCGACAATTTTAAAcactaacgatttttcatatgcaTGTAGAGACCATaaaaaatcgttagggtatatGATGATCAAGATAACGACCATATTTCTGGTTTTCATGTTTTTTACCCTAAATTAGAGTCGTTAACATAATATAGAAACCTATGACGATCCTCTATGAACGACCCTTTTTTAAACGTCAACGACCCCAAGTGAAAAATAAACAGCCTCTCTGTCCTGTAATTTTTTAGAGTCGTCTTGGTATAAACACATTTATGTCCCATGCTAAGAGTCGCCAGGGTATATCATATTaccctgacgatttttcataacctggaaaagttgcaggtttgagtcgtcatttttggtgtcaatacattgacgactttctagagtcgttggggtatacatccctcgacattgacgactctttctctgtgttgtgacatacatccaatccatgggagaatttaagataatcttaccatcaacacaatcatctttgttGCTTGAACCTTCCCCAACATCATTTTTCCTACTTGAATTACTCACTTCTAAAAACCATAAATTTTCCTCtaaaacctcctcttcttcttctcaactcaaaaaaataaataaaaaaacattgattctaaaatctgaatttaatctaacataatctaaccacaataattaacttaacttaattaaattttaatactaatcattcagggacagtttagccatttaaaaatattttggttaagGAGTGACTCAATTTGAATTTTAAtaaccttttttgtcctctagtgggaggcccctaattgttttttgggccccaattaaactagggtATTTTAGTTTACCCGTAAACTCATAGCATGTCGATtcccatgtttctctcttcttctttttttttcctattaATGAAAGCcagttttttctttcttctcacaTTGATACTATTCACCGTAGCACTGATATACCTCCGATTCTATACAGAGACCATAAATTTGGTCACCAAGTGTATATATATCTTTCCCAAACTCTTTTCACTCCAATTAGAAAACAATCTCAATATTGAAACGGACCATAGAAGGAAACCACTGTTTTCTTTGCAACAACATCAAATTTTCAATTTCACAAAGATTTGATGAGATTTTAATGTGATTTCCCAACTTGTGTCATTTGGTGAGATATCGTGATCAAAAGATTGCAATACCGTgtatatagaagaaaagaaaaaactcccGTATATCAGTATATGCTAAACGGAACCCATATATGACAGGGAATGGATGTCATACTTGGGCCCAAAACCACGCGGTAACTCCTTATATagaaggggaaattagggggagacccaaaaaaaaaaatattctcgttttcagacccacaattaattttgtatatcgtgacacccataattatatgaaatttttatatgaatcaatacataattggttatgcatactatcttttcagacataactcgttatgcatactatctttttcaggggtataattggcagcgcaacttggacataacatatctaaaaatccgcgccttagaattttataaattttatatcgttggaaatctttttaaaagagctacgcaaagagtacaaaaaagaatatcaaatttttgtttttaacgaaaaaatcggaggtgatcctcattttagggaatttttttgaaaacttgatacttaaccattatgcagtcaccaaaaacgatgcataacacattctacagacgcataacgaattatgcaaccattttttcgactacataacaagttatgtatctgcataacaaagttatgcatctataacaagttatgtaaccattgttttggttgattttagccgtacatataaaaaattgatgcataatgcagtatgcatccatatttacggatgcatatcaggttatccatctattttctcgatgcataatgcattatgtagccattaTGCGGCCACCAAAAAAGACGCATagcacattctgcagacgcataacgaattatgcaactattttctcgactgcataacaaattatgcatatgcataacaaagttatgcatgtataacaagttatgtaaccattgttttggttggttttaatgcgtatataaaaaattgatgcataatgcattatgcatccatatttacggatgcatatcaggttatgcatctgttTTCTCGATGCAAAAAATATTGTActacaattttctcgatgcattatgcagtcatattttcggatgcataacaggttatgcatccattttcgcgactgtataacatgttatgtagatattatagtaggtgcatgacaagttatacaatctttgtttttattggtttcaatagtgataaaaaagttgttgcataacgtattatgcgaccattttcgggactgcataacaagttatgcaacaaatttgtaAACAACATAGACCTTGAATTGTTGCTCTTGCCGATTCACTGGCCTGAATGCAGGCCACATATTTCACTGAATTGAAACCCCAAACTGCAGTACATCTTCCATCTTAGACAACCATACAATATATAGCTAACAACATAGACATTTTGCTGTAGCACTCATATCATCACATTCCTCCACTTCTCAATTGAACCCAGTTTTAATCCATATCCAAAAATCCTCCGCAAATCTATGTTGTTGCTATTGTTGTAGACCACTGCTGCCTGCAATCACCCATCGAGTCGCTACAACTTCATTGCATCTTCGACTTGGTCTCTGAAGCACAGAAATGCCGAAGTCTCTCTTCGTTGCTCACTCCAGTCTCCATCAGCAATGTAGTGGAGAAGGACAGACACCATCTTTTTCAACTCCCCGTGTTCACAACGTCTAAAGATCTGTCTAGCACAACCACCAGTGGCTTTGAAGCTCGAGTCTtctccatttgtgtctgcaattcTGCCCGACAAGTCGACAACCATTGTTTAATCAAGAACAAAAATGGGTAAGAACCCATCTCCACGGAATCGATTCAATTAACCAAAGACCCCCAATTTCAGTTCAAAACCAGAATTCCCCAGAATCCCATTTTAGTTTCTTCCAGGTACTGTTGATTTTTCAA
Coding sequences within:
- the LOC113332105 gene encoding xylulose kinase 2-like; translated protein: MEDYSLPKDSLFLGFDSSTQSCKATVLDSNLNIVTSDVVHFDSELSHYKTKDGVHRDPSGDGRIVSPTLMWIEALELLLEKLSKSGLDFGKIVAVSGSGQQHGSVYWKKGSLAKLGKLDASKSLKDQLNDAFSTNESPVWMDSSTTAQCREIENAVGGALELSRLTGSRGYERFTGPQIRKIFQTQPDVYADTERISLVSSFMACLLTGSYASIDETDGAGMNLMDIEERVWSKIVLEATAPGLEEKLGNLAPAHAVAGLVAPYFVEKYHFDKNCVVVQWSGDNPNSLAGLTLNTPGDLAISLGTSDTVFGIASEPRPRLEGHVFPNPVDPKSYMVMLCYKNGSLTREDIRNKYAEQSWDTFNNYLEKTSPLNGGKLGFYYKDHEILPPLPVGFHRYVLDNFAGDSIEGLKEHEAEEFDGASEVRAVIEGQFLSMRAHSERFGMPNPPKRIIATGGASANQSILKSIAAIFGCDIYTVQRPDSASLGAALRAAHGWLCNNKGKFVPISCMYENKLEKTALSCKLLMPAGDPQLLPKYTLLMKKRTEIEDRLVQKLGRQ